The proteins below are encoded in one region of Pseudomonas ekonensis:
- the lptF gene encoding LPS export ABC transporter permease LptF, producing MIVFRYLSREVLLTLSAVSAVLLVIIMSGRFIKYLAQAAAGQLDPGSLFLIMGFRLPGFLQLILPLGLFLGILLAYGRLYLESEMTVLSATGMSQQRLLRMTLFPAALVALVVAWLSLSLAPQGANQFQLLLNKQDALTEFDTLEPGRFQALRDGTRVTYTETLSDDRVNLGSVFISQKNLGANQKERGISVLVAEKGRQEIRPDGNRYLILDNGYRYDGSPGQADYRAIHYETYGVLLPKPDVSEEVTDRDAMPTSSLLGSDDIRSRTELQWRLSLPLLVFIVTLMAVPLSRVNPRQGRFLKLLPAILLYMAYLTILIAARGALEKGKIPPALGLWWVHAIFLIIGLGLLYWEPLRLKLASRRAAALEVARG from the coding sequence TTGATCGTCTTCCGTTATCTGTCCCGCGAAGTCCTGTTGACCCTGAGTGCGGTGAGTGCCGTGCTGCTGGTCATCATCATGAGCGGGCGCTTCATCAAATACCTTGCCCAGGCCGCCGCCGGCCAGCTCGATCCGGGATCGCTGTTCCTGATCATGGGCTTCCGCCTGCCGGGCTTCTTGCAGCTGATCCTGCCGCTGGGCCTGTTCCTCGGGATCCTGCTGGCCTACGGCCGGCTGTACCTGGAAAGCGAAATGACCGTGCTGTCGGCCACCGGCATGAGCCAGCAGCGCCTGCTGCGCATGACCCTGTTCCCGGCGGCGCTGGTGGCGCTGGTGGTGGCGTGGCTGAGCCTGAGCCTGGCCCCCCAGGGCGCCAACCAGTTCCAGCTGCTGCTGAACAAGCAGGACGCCCTGACCGAGTTCGACACCCTTGAGCCGGGCCGCTTCCAGGCGCTGCGCGACGGCACCCGGGTGACCTACACCGAAACCTTGAGCGACGACCGGGTCAACCTCGGCAGCGTGTTCATCTCGCAGAAGAACCTCGGCGCCAACCAGAAGGAGCGCGGGATTTCCGTACTGGTGGCCGAAAAGGGCCGCCAGGAAATCCGCCCGGACGGCAACCGCTACCTGATCCTCGACAACGGCTACCGCTACGACGGCAGCCCGGGCCAGGCCGACTACCGCGCCATCCACTACGAAACCTACGGCGTGCTGCTGCCCAAGCCCGACGTCAGCGAAGAGGTCACCGACCGCGACGCGATGCCGACCTCGAGCCTGCTGGGCAGCGACGACATTCGTTCGCGCACCGAACTGCAATGGCGCCTGTCGCTGCCGCTGCTGGTGTTCATCGTCACCCTGATGGCGGTGCCGCTGTCGCGGGTCAACCCGCGTCAAGGGCGTTTCCTCAAGCTGCTGCCGGCGATCCTTCTTTATATGGCTTACCTGACCATCCTGATCGCCGCCCGCGGCGCCCTCGAAAAAGGCAAGATCCCGCCGGCCCTCGGCCTGTGGTGGGTGCATGCCATCTTCCTGATCATCGGCCTCGGCCTGCTGTACTGGGAGCCGCTGCGCCTGAAGCTGGCCAGCCGCCGCGCCGCTGCGCTGGAGGTGGCCCGTGGTTAA
- a CDS encoding leucyl aminopeptidase encodes MELVVKSVSPETLKTATLVVAVGEGRKLGVAARQVDELSGGAISAVLKRGDLAGKVGQSLLLHSLPNLKAERVLLVGVGKDEELGDRPFRKTVAGILNTLKGLGGGDAALALDEIIVKGRDSYGKTRLLAETLIDGGYTFDQFKSQKAEPRALKKITLLTIKAAQAEVQRAVTHATAIANGMAFTRTLGNLPPNVCHPVYMGEQAKSLGKEFKDLKVEVLDEKKIKALGMGSFYAVGQGSAQPPRLIVMQYNGGKKSEKPYALVGKGITFDTGGISLKPGAGMDEMKFDMGGAASVFGTLRAVLELKLPINLVCILACAENMPSGTASRPGDIVTTMSGQTVEILNTDAEGRLVLCDALTYAERFKPQAVIDIATLTGACVVALGAHTSGLLGNNDELIGQLLSAGQAADDRAWQLPLFDEYQEQLDSPFADIANIGGPKAGTITAACFLSRFTKNLNWAHLDIAGTAWTSGGKDKGATGRPVPLLTQYLLDRAKA; translated from the coding sequence ATGGAACTGGTTGTAAAAAGCGTTAGCCCGGAAACGTTGAAAACCGCCACCCTGGTGGTTGCCGTCGGCGAAGGCCGCAAACTCGGCGTCGCGGCCAGACAGGTCGACGAACTGAGCGGCGGCGCCATCAGCGCCGTCCTCAAGCGCGGCGACCTGGCCGGCAAGGTCGGCCAGAGCCTGCTGCTGCACAGCCTGCCGAACCTGAAGGCCGAGCGCGTGCTGCTGGTGGGCGTGGGCAAGGACGAAGAACTGGGCGACCGGCCGTTCCGCAAGACCGTCGCCGGCATCCTCAACACCCTCAAGGGCCTGGGCGGCGGCGACGCCGCGCTGGCGCTGGACGAAATCATCGTCAAGGGCCGCGACAGCTACGGCAAGACCCGCCTGCTGGCCGAGACCCTGATCGACGGCGGCTACACCTTCGACCAGTTCAAGAGCCAGAAGGCCGAGCCGCGCGCCCTGAAGAAGATCACCCTGCTGACCATCAAGGCCGCCCAGGCCGAAGTGCAGCGCGCCGTGACCCACGCCACCGCCATCGCCAACGGCATGGCGTTCACCCGCACCCTGGGCAACCTGCCGCCGAACGTCTGCCACCCGGTGTACATGGGCGAGCAGGCCAAGAGCCTGGGCAAGGAGTTCAAGGACCTGAAGGTCGAAGTCCTCGACGAGAAGAAGATCAAGGCGCTGGGCATGGGCTCGTTCTACGCCGTCGGCCAGGGCAGCGCCCAGCCGCCGCGCCTGATCGTCATGCAGTACAACGGCGGCAAGAAATCCGAGAAGCCGTATGCGCTGGTGGGCAAGGGCATCACCTTCGACACCGGCGGCATCAGCCTGAAGCCGGGCGCCGGCATGGACGAGATGAAATTCGACATGGGCGGCGCCGCCAGCGTGTTCGGCACCCTGCGCGCCGTGCTTGAGCTCAAGCTGCCGATCAACCTGGTGTGCATCCTGGCCTGCGCCGAAAACATGCCGAGCGGCACCGCCTCGCGTCCGGGCGACATCGTCACCACCATGAGCGGCCAGACCGTGGAGATCCTCAACACCGACGCCGAAGGCCGCCTGGTGCTGTGCGACGCCCTCACCTACGCCGAGCGCTTCAAGCCGCAGGCGGTGATCGACATCGCCACCCTGACCGGCGCCTGCGTGGTCGCCCTCGGCGCCCACACCTCGGGCCTCCTGGGCAACAACGACGAGCTGATCGGGCAACTGCTGAGCGCCGGTCAGGCCGCCGACGACCGCGCCTGGCAACTGCCGCTGTTCGACGAGTACCAGGAGCAGCTGGACAGCCCGTTCGCCGACATCGCCAACATCGGCGGGCCGAAGGCCGGCACCATCACCGCCGCGTGCTTCCTGTCGCGCTTCACCAAGAACCTGAACTGGGCGCACCTGGACATCGCCGGCACCGCCTGGACCAGCGGCGGCAAGGACAAAGGCGCCACCGGCCGTCCGGTGCCACTGCTGACCCAGTACCTGCTGGACCGCGCCAAGGCCTGA
- a CDS encoding DNA polymerase III subunit chi: MTKVDFYILPSADPSARLDFACKLSEKAWRMGHRIYLHCSDAAQRDDLDARLWAFKGEAFVPHGPADSEPDGAIVLGLGDDCGQHQDLLVNLDLKVPPFAGRFARVAEVVVEDPAIRQAARESFRFYREQGYPLQDHRLQRL; encoded by the coding sequence ATGACCAAAGTCGACTTCTACATCCTGCCCAGCGCCGATCCCTCGGCCCGCCTGGACTTCGCCTGCAAGCTCAGCGAAAAGGCCTGGCGCATGGGTCACCGCATTTACCTGCATTGCAGCGATGCCGCCCAGCGCGATGACCTCGACGCGCGCCTGTGGGCGTTCAAGGGCGAAGCCTTCGTGCCCCACGGCCCCGCCGACAGCGAGCCGGACGGTGCGATCGTGCTGGGGCTGGGCGACGACTGCGGCCAGCACCAGGACTTGCTCGTCAACCTCGACCTGAAAGTCCCGCCCTTCGCCGGCCGGTTCGCCCGGGTGGCGGAAGTGGTGGTGGAGGATCCGGCGATCCGTCAGGCCGCGCGGGAGAGTTTCCGCTTCTACCGCGAACAGGGCTATCCTCTGCAAGACCACCGTTTACAGCGACTCTGA
- a CDS encoding DNA polymerase III subunit chi: MDTPKPLQKPAHLLDDLESIRQLLGDDNLQPPLLTETVTEGAQEQIPMLFEAVGPGPEAIEPHAAPTPAPAPAPAAPAPAAKGPDALLHLDSELRAAAQLIMQDVIDDFAPHIETEIKRRLEARMERLVAAASSGKL, translated from the coding sequence ATGGACACTCCAAAACCGCTGCAAAAGCCTGCGCACCTGCTGGACGACCTGGAGTCGATCCGTCAATTGCTCGGCGACGACAACCTGCAGCCGCCGCTGCTGACCGAGACGGTCACCGAAGGCGCACAGGAACAGATTCCGATGCTGTTCGAGGCCGTGGGCCCTGGCCCTGAAGCCATCGAGCCGCACGCCGCCCCAACGCCGGCTCCAGCCCCGGCGCCTGCCGCACCCGCACCGGCCGCCAAGGGCCCGGACGCCCTGCTGCACCTGGACAGCGAACTGCGCGCCGCCGCGCAGCTGATCATGCAAGACGTGATCGACGACTTCGCCCCGCACATCGAAACCGAGATCAAGCGCCGCCTCGAGGCGCGGATGGAACGGCTGGTCGCCGCAGCGTCGAGCGGCAAGCTCTAA